In one Vulgatibacter incomptus genomic region, the following are encoded:
- a CDS encoding DUF2938 domain-containing protein produces the protein MYAASIGVGATALMDLWSLLLRKLGIRTLDLAMVGRWIGHFREGVFSHERIVAAAPVRGERALGWCAHYLIGISFAAVLVAGWGQEWAQRPTLFPALLVGLVTVLAPYLIMQPALGLGFFASKAPNPPAARLLSLLAHSIYGLGLYAAASLLAWGLR, from the coding sequence GTGTACGCGGCCTCGATCGGCGTCGGAGCCACCGCGTTGATGGATCTCTGGTCCCTTCTCTTGAGGAAGCTCGGCATCCGAACGCTCGACCTCGCGATGGTCGGCCGCTGGATCGGCCACTTCCGCGAAGGCGTCTTTTCGCACGAGCGGATCGTCGCGGCCGCTCCCGTCCGTGGAGAGCGGGCCCTCGGCTGGTGCGCGCACTACCTGATTGGAATTTCCTTCGCCGCGGTGCTCGTGGCGGGATGGGGCCAGGAGTGGGCACAGCGACCGACGCTATTCCCGGCGCTGCTCGTCGGGTTGGTGACGGTTCTGGCTCCGTACCTGATCATGCAGCCCGCGCTCGGACTGGGCTTCTTCGCGTCGAAGGCGCCCAACCCGCCCGCAGCCCGGCTGCTCAGCCTTCTCGCCCATTCCATCTATGGGCTCGGGCTCTACGCCGCGGCGAGCCTGCTGGCCTGGGGCCTTCGATAG
- a CDS encoding ribonuclease H-like domain-containing protein, whose amino-acid sequence MITSTFRGLPGIGPSRERELWAKGIRSWNEVPRSGVLLSPRLDDGLRRGIDELQALFEEGDVRGLARRISPAEHWRLWPWALGRTCFLDIETDGFTDVVTSVAVHGEDGPRAFVRGVSMNGLGEMLEGYDVVVTFNGASFDLPVLRRAFPGLPIPPVHVDLRSVFKRLGEQGGLKKIEARLGLTRPGEVEGVDGYEAVRLWHRWDDDRDLGALCTLVEYNLYDAIQLRPLFDIGYNRLVEQTGLPIEPVRIYERGDVLYDVSKILGELRSRF is encoded by the coding sequence ATGATCACCTCGACCTTCCGCGGCCTCCCCGGCATCGGGCCGTCCCGAGAGCGGGAGCTCTGGGCCAAGGGGATCCGGTCGTGGAACGAGGTCCCTCGCTCTGGCGTCCTCCTGTCGCCTCGGCTCGACGACGGCCTGCGCCGGGGCATCGACGAGCTCCAGGCCCTCTTCGAAGAGGGCGACGTGCGAGGCCTGGCCAGGCGGATCTCGCCGGCCGAGCACTGGCGTCTCTGGCCCTGGGCCCTCGGGCGGACCTGCTTCCTCGACATCGAGACGGACGGTTTCACCGACGTCGTGACCTCCGTGGCGGTCCACGGCGAGGACGGCCCGCGCGCGTTCGTCCGCGGCGTGAGCATGAACGGGCTCGGCGAGATGCTCGAAGGCTACGACGTCGTCGTCACCTTCAACGGCGCCTCGTTCGACCTCCCCGTCCTCCGGCGCGCCTTCCCCGGCCTGCCGATCCCGCCCGTCCACGTCGACCTGCGCTCGGTGTTCAAGCGCCTCGGCGAGCAGGGTGGGCTCAAGAAGATCGAGGCGCGGCTGGGCCTCACCCGTCCCGGCGAGGTGGAGGGCGTCGACGGATACGAGGCCGTGCGCCTCTGGCATCGCTGGGATGACGATCGCGACCTGGGCGCGCTCTGCACGCTGGTCGAATACAACCTCTACGACGCCATCCAGCTCCGGCCCCTCTTCGACATCGGCTACAACCGGCTCGTCGAGCAGACCGGGCTGCCCATCGAGCCGGTGCGGATCTACGAGAGGGGCGACGTCCTCTACGACGTCTCGAAGATCCTCGGGGAGCTGCGGTCGCGCTTCTGA
- a CDS encoding VOC family protein translates to MTHYLGLRTASYAAPDLDAAKAWYIEVLGKAPYFDQPFYVGFNVAGFELGLVPDAKPGVDGGVAYWGVGDARKEYARLLGLGAQSLHEPQDVGEGIITAIVRDPFGNAFGVIENPHFPNTVG, encoded by the coding sequence ATGACGCACTATCTCGGCCTGCGCACCGCCAGCTACGCCGCTCCGGACCTCGACGCCGCCAAGGCCTGGTACATCGAGGTGTTGGGCAAGGCCCCGTACTTCGATCAGCCGTTCTACGTCGGCTTCAACGTCGCCGGCTTCGAGCTCGGTCTCGTGCCGGACGCCAAGCCCGGCGTGGACGGCGGCGTCGCCTACTGGGGCGTCGGGGACGCGCGCAAGGAGTACGCCCGGCTCCTCGGCCTCGGCGCCCAGTCGCTCCACGAGCCGCAGGACGTGGGGGAGGGCATCATCACGGCGATCGTGCGCGATCCCTTCGGCAACGCCTTCGGCGTCATCGAGAACCCGCACTTCCCCAACACGGTCGGCTGA
- a CDS encoding (deoxy)nucleoside triphosphate pyrophosphohydrolase: protein MKRVRVVAALLSRGETILVQQRPPGKSRGLLWEFPGGKVEAGESDEAAVARECSEELGVQVEVGPKLWETAHVYADLAVELALYRARMSPDAVPQPYEAHQLAWVERSRLPELPFCEADLPLLPLLASGELG from the coding sequence GTGAAGCGCGTGCGGGTAGTGGCGGCGCTCCTGTCGCGGGGCGAGACGATCCTCGTGCAGCAGCGGCCGCCGGGAAAGAGCCGCGGCCTGCTCTGGGAGTTCCCCGGCGGCAAGGTCGAGGCCGGCGAGAGCGACGAGGCCGCGGTCGCCCGCGAGTGCTCCGAGGAGCTCGGCGTCCAGGTGGAGGTGGGCCCCAAGCTCTGGGAGACCGCCCACGTCTACGCCGACCTCGCAGTGGAGCTGGCCCTGTACCGCGCGCGCATGTCCCCGGACGCGGTCCCGCAGCCCTACGAGGCCCATCAGCTCGCCTGGGTCGAGCGCTCGCGGCTGCCCGAGCTTCCCTTCTGCGAGGCCGACTTGCCGCTCCTGCCGCTCCTCGCGTCGGGCGAGCTCGGCTAG
- a CDS encoding helix-turn-helix transcriptional regulator produces the protein MGPHVLHDLHSDGSELHVARRSPEVARPSHRAHVTHSHAVIVTCLAGHGRVEQQRTTWEVHEGEVFLVPAGEPHRWIESDRLERWEISVCVPCLVASEGALLLEPFERVRAGAAPIVRIAPARLPFLDALHREMAGMEGDRDAASALARRSLLNLILHDVQRAMHPQADTTLAAGVVVDALRFIERNCLQRISLREVAEAVGRSPAYVTTALSRATGLSAVEWITAGRMAEARRILLHSDEMIDVVAERVGYADSTHFIRVFQRTQGATPAAWRASTRRSGRGASA, from the coding sequence ATGGGCCCCCATGTCTTGCACGACCTCCATTCCGACGGCTCGGAGCTCCACGTCGCGCGCCGATCGCCGGAAGTCGCTCGACCGTCGCACAGGGCGCACGTCACCCATTCTCACGCGGTGATCGTGACGTGCCTCGCGGGTCATGGCCGCGTCGAACAGCAGCGGACGACGTGGGAGGTTCACGAGGGCGAGGTCTTCCTCGTGCCCGCAGGCGAACCTCACCGCTGGATCGAGTCCGACCGACTCGAGCGCTGGGAGATCAGCGTTTGCGTCCCTTGTCTCGTCGCGAGCGAAGGGGCGCTCCTTCTCGAACCCTTCGAACGCGTTCGCGCCGGTGCCGCACCCATCGTCCGCATCGCCCCGGCACGGCTACCGTTCCTCGATGCCCTCCATCGGGAGATGGCAGGGATGGAGGGCGATCGGGACGCTGCTTCGGCGCTGGCGCGGCGCAGCCTACTGAATTTGATCCTGCACGACGTTCAGCGCGCGATGCATCCGCAGGCCGATACGACACTGGCAGCCGGCGTCGTGGTCGATGCGCTCCGCTTCATCGAGAGGAACTGCCTCCAGCGGATCTCCCTTCGGGAGGTCGCGGAGGCAGTGGGGCGCAGCCCCGCCTACGTGACGACAGCGCTCTCCCGGGCGACCGGACTGAGCGCGGTCGAGTGGATCACCGCCGGCCGCATGGCCGAAGCTCGGCGGATCCTGCTGCACTCGGACGAGATGATCGACGTGGTCGCCGAGCGGGTGGGATACGCCGATTCGACCCACTTCATTCGCGTCTTTCAGAGGACCCAGGGCGCGACGCCCGCGGCCTGGCGAGCGTCGACACGGCGCTCCGGCCGAGGCGCGTCGGCTTGA
- a CDS encoding GNAT family N-acetyltransferase, with product MEATTQRSDVLARLVEGVHARATAELAREAESIAGGIMSFDGVGSWANLAVGLGLDGPVEADELDRLVRFYADRGVEPRIEICPFVDESLLRGLADRGFTVRDFENLLVRDLRGGALPQADGGPDRLEIARVDPSNEAQVRTFIDVSTSGFRPEGEALAEPLLSLTRGMVSSPSNRCFLALYEGEPAGGGAVGVSGSIGALFGTSVLPRYRRRGIQRALILRRLQQARDEGCTHAVIASKPGIATERNATRVGFFLAYTKVLLALRREGLVPSP from the coding sequence ATGGAAGCGACAACTCAGCGTAGCGACGTCCTCGCCCGCCTGGTCGAGGGGGTGCATGCCCGTGCCACAGCCGAGCTCGCGCGCGAAGCCGAGTCGATCGCCGGCGGCATCATGTCCTTCGACGGCGTCGGCTCCTGGGCCAACCTGGCCGTCGGTCTCGGCCTGGACGGTCCCGTCGAGGCCGACGAGCTGGATCGTCTGGTTCGCTTCTACGCCGACCGAGGGGTCGAGCCGCGGATCGAGATCTGCCCCTTCGTCGACGAATCCCTGCTTCGGGGTCTCGCCGATCGGGGCTTCACCGTCCGAGACTTCGAGAATCTCCTCGTCCGTGATCTGCGGGGTGGGGCGCTACCGCAGGCCGACGGGGGACCGGACCGTCTGGAGATCGCTCGCGTCGATCCGTCGAACGAGGCGCAGGTCCGGACCTTCATTGACGTGTCGACGTCGGGCTTCCGGCCCGAGGGCGAGGCCCTGGCGGAGCCTCTGCTTTCTCTCACCAGGGGGATGGTCTCGAGCCCCAGCAACCGCTGCTTCCTCGCGCTCTACGAGGGCGAGCCCGCCGGCGGAGGCGCAGTGGGTGTGTCCGGCTCCATCGGCGCCCTCTTTGGCACCTCCGTGCTTCCCCGATATCGGCGGCGCGGGATCCAGCGCGCCTTGATCCTGCGGCGGCTGCAGCAGGCACGGGACGAGGGCTGCACCCACGCGGTCATCGCCTCCAAACCGGGCATCGCGACGGAGCGCAACGCGACGAGAGTGGGGTTCTTCCTCGCGTACACCAAGGTCCTGCTCGCTCTGCGGCGCGAAGGGCTCGTTCCATCTCCCTGA
- a CDS encoding RluA family pseudouridine synthase: MKNRGFSYRETIDRRGAGHVVLDWLAASHQHSSRETWQERIHRGEVELDERPATEGDRLAPGQVLVWHRPAWDEPEVPRSFEVLFEDEAILAVSKPSGLPTMPAGGFYLNTLWSLVRERDPEASPCHRLGRGTSGIVLFTRTASASAALSATFRDRGIRKVYRTLAEGAPPWAELDIAQPIGPVEHARLGTIHAASPSGKAARSRVHVLERRGDAFLADVEIETGRPHQIRIHLAWAGHPLVGDPLYLRGGVPRPDALPGDEGYALHALRVGFPHPSNGDWTEIEAPAPAGLLTRAP, translated from the coding sequence GTGAAGAACCGGGGCTTCTCTTACCGCGAGACGATCGATCGGCGCGGCGCGGGCCACGTGGTCCTCGATTGGCTGGCGGCGAGCCACCAGCACTCGAGCCGCGAGACGTGGCAGGAGCGGATCCATCGCGGCGAGGTCGAGCTCGACGAACGCCCGGCTACCGAGGGCGATCGGCTCGCCCCCGGCCAGGTGCTCGTCTGGCACCGCCCCGCCTGGGACGAGCCGGAGGTGCCGCGATCCTTCGAGGTCCTCTTCGAGGACGAAGCGATCCTGGCGGTGTCCAAGCCGAGCGGCCTCCCGACGATGCCCGCCGGCGGCTTCTACTTGAACACGCTCTGGTCGCTGGTGCGGGAGCGCGATCCGGAGGCCTCCCCCTGCCACCGCCTGGGCCGCGGGACCTCCGGGATCGTGCTCTTCACGCGGACGGCGTCGGCGAGCGCCGCCCTGTCGGCGACGTTCAGGGACAGGGGCATCCGCAAGGTCTACCGGACGCTGGCGGAGGGGGCTCCTCCCTGGGCGGAGCTCGACATCGCGCAGCCCATCGGGCCAGTGGAGCACGCGCGGCTGGGCACCATTCACGCCGCGAGCCCGAGCGGGAAGGCGGCGCGAAGCCGCGTGCACGTGCTCGAGCGCCGCGGCGACGCCTTCCTCGCGGACGTGGAGATCGAGACGGGCCGGCCGCACCAGATCCGGATCCACCTCGCCTGGGCCGGTCACCCGCTGGTCGGCGATCCGCTCTACCTGCGGGGAGGCGTTCCGCGGCCGGACGCGCTCCCTGGCGACGAGGGCTACGCGCTCCACGCCCTTCGGGTCGGCTTCCCGCACCCTTCCAACGGCGATTGGACGGAGATCGAGGCGCCAGCGCCCGCCGGGCTCCTGACTCGGGCCCCCTAG
- a CDS encoding POT family MFS transporter encodes MTPAAPAALDARPSFPRQIPFIIGNEACERFSFYGMRNILTAFLVGWLLLGTPDAAQRQADAKEVFHLFVMGVYFFPLLGGWLADRWLGKYRTILWLSLLYCVGHAFLAFFESSRTGFYTGLFLIALGSGGIKPCVSAFVGDQFDQSNKALARVVFDAFYWIINFGSFFASLLIPLTLDAYGPSVAFGIPGALMFVATVIFWAGRKRYVNVPPAARDPNGFVGVARTALLTARAGEGRPGLALAGGGGVFALGTLAASPWLGFVATLCLAIVLFLAAFGGGVLLQLERARGLHPDEDIEGVRAVLRLLVIFALVTPFWSLFDQKASTWVLQAQNMELPGWAWFKSASQMQALNPLLVMALIPFNNLVLYPTLGRLGIRVTPLRRMTAGIVFSALAWLVVGGIQLTLDGGATPSILWQVVPYAMLTFGEVLVSATGLEFAYSQAPAKMKGALMSFWSLSVTVGNLWVLLVNAAVKNEAVTEAIASTGTGVAAFQMFFFCAFALLAAVAFGLYARRYRMVDHYRAAA; translated from the coding sequence ATGACGCCAGCCGCACCCGCCGCTCTGGACGCCCGCCCGAGCTTCCCCAGGCAGATCCCCTTCATCATCGGCAACGAGGCGTGCGAGCGCTTCAGCTTCTACGGGATGCGGAACATCCTCACGGCCTTCCTGGTCGGCTGGCTGCTCCTGGGAACGCCCGACGCCGCGCAGCGACAGGCGGACGCGAAGGAGGTCTTCCACCTCTTCGTGATGGGGGTCTACTTCTTCCCCCTCCTCGGCGGCTGGCTGGCGGATCGCTGGCTCGGAAAGTACCGCACGATCCTCTGGCTGAGCCTCCTCTACTGCGTGGGCCACGCCTTCCTCGCGTTCTTCGAGTCGAGCAGGACCGGCTTCTACACGGGGCTCTTCCTCATCGCGCTGGGCTCCGGCGGCATCAAGCCCTGTGTCTCGGCCTTCGTGGGCGACCAGTTCGACCAGTCGAACAAGGCCCTCGCACGCGTGGTGTTCGACGCCTTCTACTGGATCATCAACTTCGGCTCCTTCTTCGCCTCGCTGCTGATCCCCCTCACCCTCGACGCCTACGGGCCGAGCGTGGCCTTCGGGATCCCGGGCGCGCTGATGTTCGTCGCGACGGTGATCTTCTGGGCGGGCCGCAAGCGCTACGTGAACGTTCCGCCCGCTGCGCGGGATCCGAACGGCTTCGTGGGAGTTGCGCGGACGGCGCTCCTGACGGCCCGCGCCGGTGAAGGCCGCCCGGGCCTGGCGCTGGCCGGCGGCGGCGGGGTCTTCGCCCTGGGAACGCTGGCGGCTTCGCCCTGGCTGGGCTTCGTCGCCACCCTCTGCCTGGCGATCGTGCTCTTCCTCGCGGCCTTCGGCGGCGGCGTGCTCCTGCAGCTCGAGCGGGCCCGCGGCCTCCATCCCGACGAGGACATCGAGGGGGTGCGCGCGGTGCTTCGACTCCTGGTGATCTTCGCGCTGGTGACGCCCTTCTGGTCCCTCTTCGACCAGAAGGCCTCCACGTGGGTCCTCCAGGCGCAGAACATGGAGCTCCCGGGCTGGGCCTGGTTCAAGAGCGCGTCGCAGATGCAGGCGCTGAACCCGCTGCTGGTGATGGCGCTCATCCCCTTCAACAACCTGGTCCTCTACCCCACCCTCGGGCGCCTCGGGATCCGGGTGACGCCGCTCCGCCGCATGACGGCGGGGATCGTGTTCTCGGCCCTCGCCTGGCTCGTGGTCGGTGGGATCCAGCTCACCCTGGACGGCGGCGCCACGCCGTCGATCCTCTGGCAGGTGGTGCCCTACGCGATGCTGACCTTCGGCGAGGTGCTGGTCTCGGCCACCGGCCTCGAGTTCGCGTACAGCCAGGCGCCGGCGAAGATGAAGGGCGCCCTGATGAGCTTCTGGAGCCTGTCTGTGACGGTCGGGAACCTCTGGGTCCTCCTGGTGAACGCTGCGGTGAAGAACGAGGCGGTGACCGAGGCGATCGCGTCCACGGGGACGGGCGTCGCCGCGTTCCAGATGTTCTTCTTCTGCGCCTTTGCCCTTCTCGCGGCGGTGGCCTTCGGTCTCTACGCCAGGCGGTATCGGATGGTCGACCACTACCGCGCGGCCGCGTGA
- a CDS encoding arylsulfatase: MAASRTTAGPKPNVLVIFGDDIGIWNLSCYSSGMMGYRTPNIDRIAAEGMRFTDFYGEQSCTAGRASFATGQSVFRTGLSKVGMPGADVGLQAGDPTIAELLKPLGYATGQFGKNHFGDLNKYLPTMHGFDEFFGNLYHLNAEQDPEDPDYPDPKDFPHFRERFGPRGVLHAWATDEDDSTEEPRWGRVGKQRIEDTGPLTIERMKTCDDEFVGAAKDWIRRQHGAKKPWFCWLNTTHMHLRTHTKPDSVGQAGRWQSRYHDTMIDHDRNVGEMLKLLDDLGIADDTIVVYSTDNGPHMNSWPDGAMTPFRSEKDTNWEGAFRVPALVRWPGRIPAGKVSNDIVSHHDWLPTFLAAAGESDIVRKLKAGHQAAGKTFKVHIDGYDLLPYLTGKEEKGPREGFIYFNDDGDLVALRYDNWKAVFMEQRSPGTLELWAEPFVALRIPKLYNLRTDPFERADTTSNSYWDWYLSKSYLIMAAQSVVGRFLETFEKFPPRQKAASFTIDQVMEKMERSISGYGR; this comes from the coding sequence ATGGCCGCTTCTCGAACAACGGCGGGCCCGAAGCCCAACGTCCTCGTGATCTTCGGCGACGACATCGGGATCTGGAATCTCTCCTGCTACAGCTCCGGGATGATGGGCTATCGCACGCCCAACATCGATCGCATCGCCGCCGAAGGGATGCGCTTCACCGATTTCTACGGTGAGCAGAGCTGCACCGCGGGCCGCGCGTCGTTCGCCACGGGGCAGTCGGTATTCCGGACGGGATTGAGCAAGGTCGGGATGCCGGGCGCCGACGTGGGGCTGCAGGCGGGGGATCCGACGATCGCCGAGCTCCTCAAGCCGCTGGGCTACGCCACCGGCCAGTTCGGGAAGAACCACTTCGGCGATCTCAACAAGTACCTGCCCACGATGCACGGCTTCGACGAGTTCTTCGGGAACCTCTACCACCTGAACGCCGAGCAGGATCCCGAGGATCCGGACTACCCGGATCCGAAGGACTTCCCCCACTTCCGGGAGCGCTTCGGCCCACGCGGTGTGCTCCACGCCTGGGCGACGGACGAGGACGATTCGACCGAGGAGCCGCGATGGGGCCGGGTCGGCAAGCAGCGGATCGAGGACACCGGCCCGCTCACCATCGAGCGCATGAAGACCTGCGACGACGAGTTCGTGGGGGCGGCGAAGGACTGGATCCGGCGGCAGCACGGCGCGAAGAAGCCCTGGTTCTGCTGGCTCAACACGACCCACATGCACCTGCGCACCCACACGAAGCCGGACAGCGTGGGCCAGGCGGGGCGGTGGCAGTCGCGCTACCACGACACGATGATCGACCACGATCGCAACGTGGGCGAGATGCTGAAGCTCCTCGACGACCTCGGCATCGCCGACGACACCATCGTCGTCTACAGCACGGACAACGGGCCCCACATGAACTCGTGGCCCGACGGCGCGATGACGCCGTTCCGCAGCGAGAAGGACACCAACTGGGAGGGCGCCTTCCGAGTTCCGGCGCTGGTCCGCTGGCCCGGCAGGATCCCCGCGGGGAAGGTGTCGAACGACATCGTCTCGCACCACGACTGGCTGCCCACGTTCCTGGCGGCGGCGGGCGAGTCGGACATCGTCCGGAAGCTGAAGGCCGGACACCAGGCCGCCGGAAAGACCTTCAAGGTCCACATCGACGGCTACGACCTCCTTCCCTACCTGACGGGGAAGGAGGAGAAGGGCCCGCGCGAGGGCTTCATCTACTTCAACGACGACGGCGATCTGGTGGCGCTGCGCTACGACAACTGGAAGGCCGTCTTCATGGAGCAGCGGTCCCCTGGGACGCTGGAGCTCTGGGCCGAGCCCTTCGTCGCGCTTCGAATCCCGAAGCTCTACAACCTGCGGACCGATCCCTTCGAGCGCGCCGACACGACCTCCAACTCCTATTGGGACTGGTACCTCAGCAAGTCCTACCTGATCATGGCGGCCCAGTCGGTGGTCGGCCGCTTCCTCGAGACCTTCGAGAAGTTCCCGCCCCGTCAGAAGGCGGCGTCCTTCACGATCGATCAGGTGATGGAGAAGATGGAGCGCTCGATCAGCGGCTACGGTCGCTGA
- a CDS encoding winged helix DNA-binding domain-containing protein: protein MDTDLDERNVAARGGMAPSQGMKSGSRARRHGVLDLRTLNRALLQRQLLLRREKRSVGDALEHLVGLQAQDPQQPYLGLWSRLDAFAPEELSRSIADRQAVRIALMRSTIHLVTAADCLRLRPTLQPVLTRGLDASAAGPKLEGIDRGTLAAAGRALLEQQPSTGAALGKLLQERWPDRDAEALAHAVRTHVPLVQVPPRGLWGKSGQAVHTTAEYWLGRPLAGGIPTDELVVRYLRAFGPATARDIQTWSGLQALRPVLDGLRPRLRSMRDEDGDELFDVPDAPLPDPDTPAPPRFLPGWDNALLSHADRRRIISDANRKEISRPNAVTPGTILVDGFVRGTWRIEKTRRDAILTITPLERWRKQERDAVVEEGEGLLALVGGEDRQREVRLVGAP, encoded by the coding sequence ATGGATACGGATCTCGACGAGCGGAACGTTGCCGCACGCGGCGGAATGGCGCCCTCCCAGGGCATGAAGAGCGGCTCTCGGGCGCGGCGCCATGGCGTCCTTGATCTGCGCACGCTGAACCGTGCCCTCCTGCAGCGTCAGCTCCTGCTCCGCCGCGAGAAGCGCTCCGTTGGAGACGCGCTCGAGCACCTCGTGGGGCTCCAGGCCCAGGATCCCCAGCAGCCCTATCTGGGCCTCTGGTCCCGGCTGGATGCGTTTGCGCCCGAAGAGCTCAGCCGCTCGATCGCGGACCGGCAGGCCGTACGCATCGCGCTGATGCGCTCCACAATCCACCTCGTCACCGCGGCGGACTGCCTCCGCCTGCGCCCCACGCTGCAGCCGGTCTTGACCCGAGGCCTCGACGCCAGCGCCGCCGGTCCCAAGCTGGAAGGAATCGATCGCGGGACGCTCGCCGCGGCAGGGCGTGCGCTGCTCGAGCAGCAACCAAGCACCGGCGCCGCCCTCGGCAAGCTCCTGCAGGAACGCTGGCCGGATCGCGACGCCGAGGCCCTCGCCCATGCCGTTCGCACCCACGTGCCCCTGGTTCAGGTTCCGCCGCGCGGCCTCTGGGGCAAGAGCGGACAAGCCGTCCACACCACGGCCGAGTACTGGCTCGGCCGGCCTCTGGCTGGGGGAATCCCGACGGACGAGCTCGTCGTGCGGTACCTGCGCGCCTTCGGTCCCGCCACGGCCCGGGACATCCAGACCTGGTCGGGCCTCCAAGCGCTGCGTCCCGTCCTCGATGGACTCCGACCGCGCCTTCGCTCGATGCGAGACGAGGATGGCGACGAGCTCTTCGACGTCCCCGATGCGCCGCTCCCGGATCCCGACACGCCGGCGCCGCCACGCTTCCTGCCGGGCTGGGACAACGCCCTACTCTCCCACGCCGACCGCCGCCGCATCATCTCCGACGCCAATCGGAAGGAGATCTCGAGGCCGAACGCCGTGACGCCCGGGACCATCCTCGTCGACGGCTTCGTCCGCGGCACCTGGAGGATCGAGAAAACGCGCCGCGACGCGATCCTCACGATTACGCCGCTCGAACGATGGCGGAAGCAGGAGCGCGACGCGGTCGTCGAGGAGGGAGAGGGACTGCTGGCGCTCGTCGGTGGCGAGGATCGGCAGCGGGAGGTCCGGTTGGTCGGAGCTCCGTAG
- a CDS encoding tetratricopeptide repeat protein — MEVELVARAVLARKWKKVQEESKASDPYLNTLVEVYDARLLAEYGVAYLSKPGWFVSPEWLADLDLERFGSWAATNLAGHEPQTHAYLHRNYESPFGPPPGAWIPEQEAATDETCRKSAEEFFEGVSRWKSESAELPAPVVAARSQKEFATLLERLSKNPAVRARGLIWAHPSVATLHFRAGFCAVSLGEYERALEPLQTAIELSPFTSHYYGELAQALIHLERKPEALKRLAEGIEISDDPCELAYLLRTRGFIQVENGELALARVSYRQSLELAPGNANALRELALIEDMLSRSGLPSNTSDVAPLPLPRLPVGLNKCH; from the coding sequence ATGGAAGTGGAGCTTGTCGCGCGGGCCGTCCTCGCTCGGAAGTGGAAGAAGGTGCAGGAGGAGTCGAAGGCGTCCGATCCGTATCTGAACACGCTCGTCGAAGTGTATGACGCCCGTCTGCTCGCGGAATATGGCGTCGCCTACTTGTCGAAGCCAGGATGGTTCGTATCGCCGGAGTGGCTCGCAGACCTAGACCTCGAACGCTTCGGTTCCTGGGCCGCCACGAATCTGGCGGGGCACGAGCCGCAGACCCACGCTTATCTGCACAGGAATTACGAATCTCCCTTCGGCCCCCCGCCCGGCGCGTGGATCCCGGAGCAAGAGGCGGCCACCGACGAAACGTGCAGGAAGTCGGCCGAGGAGTTCTTCGAGGGGGTCTCGCGGTGGAAGAGCGAGAGCGCCGAGCTTCCCGCTCCCGTCGTCGCTGCGCGGAGCCAGAAGGAGTTCGCCACCCTCCTGGAGCGCCTCTCGAAGAATCCGGCCGTCCGGGCGCGTGGCCTCATCTGGGCGCACCCGAGCGTCGCGACCCTCCACTTTCGGGCCGGCTTTTGCGCCGTTTCTCTAGGAGAGTACGAGCGAGCCCTCGAGCCGTTGCAGACCGCGATCGAGCTCAGTCCGTTCACGTCCCATTACTACGGCGAGCTGGCGCAAGCGCTGATCCACCTGGAGCGGAAGCCGGAAGCGCTGAAGCGGCTGGCCGAGGGGATCGAAATATCCGACGACCCTTGCGAGCTCGCCTATCTCCTTCGTACCCGTGGGTTCATCCAGGTGGAGAACGGGGAGCTCGCGCTCGCCCGGGTGTCCTATCGGCAATCGCTCGAGCTCGCTCCCGGCAACGCAAACGCGCTTCGCGAGCTGGCGCTCATCGAGGACATGCTCTCGCGCTCCGGCCTTCCCTCCAACACCTCGGACGTGGCCCCCTTGCCGCTTCCGCGTCTGCCGGTGGGGCTCAACAAGTGCCATTAG